The Camelus bactrianus isolate YW-2024 breed Bactrian camel chromosome 12, ASM4877302v1, whole genome shotgun sequence genome includes a window with the following:
- the TNS2 gene encoding tensin-2 isoform X10, whose translation MRKFCEDKVAAELQPSQRRYISYFSGLLSGSIRMNSSPLFLHYVLVPMLPAFEPGTGFQPFLKIYQSMQLVYTSGIYHVAGPGPQQLCISLEPALLLKGDVMVTCYHKASRGTDRTLVFRVQFHTCTIHGPRLAFPKDQLDEAWTDERFPFQASVEFVFSSSPEKIKGSTPRNDPSVSVDYNTAEPAVRWDSYENFNQHHEDSVDDSPTHTLGPLDGSPYAQVQRAPRQALPAPSPEPPPPPLLSVSSDSGHSSTLTTEPATESPGRPPPTAAERQELDRLLGGCGVASGGRGAGRETAILDDEEQPPAGGGPHLGMYAGHRPGLSRHCSCRQGYREPCGVPNGGYYRPEGTLERRRLAYAGYEGPPQGYAEASVEKRRLCRSLSEGPYPYPPELGKPANGDFGYRSPGYREVVILEDPGLPALCSCPACEEKLAVPTAALYGLRLEREAGEGWATEAGKPLLHPVRPGHPLPLLVPACGHHHAPMPDYSCLKPPKAGEEGHEGCSYTMCPEGRYGHPGYPALVTYGYGGAVPSYCPAYGRVPHSCGSPGEGRGYPSSGAHSPRAGSISPGSPPYPQSRKLSYEIPAEEGGNRYPLPGHLAPAGPLASAESPEPVSWREGPSGHSTLPRSPRDAQGSASSELSGPSTPLHTSSPVQGKESTRRQDTRSPTLAPTQRLSPGEAVPSVSQGGAEKAPELPARSGPEPPAPGPFSPASPPSSPNDWPQEKSPGCHSDSASPRGSVPTTLPGLRHAPWQGLRDPPDSPDGSPLTPVPTQMPWLVASPEPPQSSPTPAFPLAASYDINGPTQPPLPEKRHLLGPGQQPGPWGPEQASPPARGTSHHVTFAPLLLDNAPQPPEPPMQESQSNVKFVQDTSKFWYKPHLSRDQAIALLKDKDPGAFLIRDSHSFQGAYGLALKVATPPPSAQPWKGDPLEQLVRHFLIETGPKGVKIKGCPSEPYFGSLSALVSQHSISPLSLPCCLRIPSKDPLEEAPEAPVPSNMSTAADLLRQGAACSVLYLTSVETESLTGPQAVARASSAALSCSPRPTPAVVHFKVSAQGITLTDNQRKLFFRRHYPVNSITFSSTDPQDRRWTNPDGTTSKIFGFVAKKPGSPWENVCHLFAELDPDQPAGAIVTFITKVLLGQRK comes from the exons ATGCGGAAGTTCTGTGAGGACAAGGTGGCCGCGGAGCTGCAGCCCTCCCAGCGCCG GTACATCAGCTACTTCAGTGGTCTGCTGTCCGGCTCCATCAGAATGAACAGCAGCCCTCTCTTCCTGCACTATGTGCTCGTGCCCATGCTGCCAGCCTTTGAACCTGGCACAG GCTTCCAGCCCTTCCTGAAGATCTACCAGTCCATGCAGCTTGTCTACACATCAGGAATCTA tcACGTTGCAGGCCCAGGTCCCCAGCAGCTTTGCATTAGCCTGGAGCCAGCCCTCCTCCTGAAAGGCGATGTCATG GTGACATGCTATCACAAGGCTAGCCGGGGGACAGACCGGACCCTTGTGTTCCGAGTCCAGTTCCACACATGCACCATCCATGGACCACGGCTCGCCTTCCCCAAGGATCAGCTGGACGAGGCCTGGACTG ACGAGAGGTTCCCCTTCCAAGCATCCGTGGAGTTTGTCTTCTCCTCCAGCCCAGAGAAGATCAAAG GCAGCACCCCACGGAATGACCCTTCAGTCTCTGTTGACTACAACACTGCGGAGCCCGCTGTGCGCTGGGACTCCTATGAGAACTTCAACCAGCACCATGAGGACAGCGTGGACG ACTCCCCCACCCATACCCTGGGACCCCTGGATGGCAGTCCATATGCCCAGGTGCAGCGGGCCCCCCGCCAGGCTCTGCCGGCGCCCTCTCCGGAACCACCTCCACCCCCGCTGCTCTCTGTCAGCAGCGACTCTGGCCACTCATCCACGCTGACCACGGAGCCGGCCACCGAGTCCCCTGGCCGGCCGCCCCCGACGGCTGCTGAACGGCAGGAGCTCGATCGCCTCCTGGGAGGCTGCGGAGTGGCCAGTGGGGGCCGGGGAGCTGGGCGCGAGACGGCCATCCTCGATGACGAAGAGCAGCCCCCCGCGGGTGGAGGCCCCCACCTCGGAATGTACGCAGGCCACAGACCTGGCCTTAGCCGCCACTGCTCCTGCCGCCAGGGCTACCGGGAACCCTGCGGGGTCCCCAATGGGGGCTACTATCGGCCAGAGGGAACCCTGGAGAGGCGGCGGCTGGCCTATGCAGGCTATGAGGGCCCCCCCCAGGGCTATGCTGAGGCCTCCGTGGAGAAGAGGCGCCTCTGCCGATCGCTGTCCGAGGGGCCCTACCCCTACCCACCTGAGCTGGGGAAACCAGCCAACGGGGACTTTGGCTACCGCTCCCCAGGCTACCGGGAGGTGGTGATCCTGGAGGACCCCGGGCTGCCTGCCCTGTGCTCATGCCCCGCTTGCGAGGAGAAGCTGGCAGTGCCCACAGCAGCCCTCTATGGGCTGCGGCTGGAGAGGGAGGCCGGAGAGGGGTGGGCGACTGAGGCTGGCAAGCCTCTCTTACACCCGGTGCGGCCTGGGCACCCGCTGCCCCTGCTGGTGCCTGCCTGCGGGCATCACCATGCCCCGATGCCTGACTACAGCTGCCTGAAGCCACCCAAAGCAGGCGAGGAAGGGCATGAGGGCTGCTCCTACACCATGTGCCCTGAAGGCAGGTATGGGCATCCAGGGTACCCTGCCCTGGTGACATACGGCTATGGAGGAGCAGTTCCCAGTTACTGCCCGGCCTACGGCCGGGTGCCTCACAGCTGCGGGTCTCCAGGCGAGGGCAGAGGGTATCCCAGCTCCGGTGCCCACTCCCCACGGGCTGGCTCCATTTCCCCGGGCAGCCCGCCCTACCCCCAATCCAGGAAGCTGAGCTACGAGATccctgcagaggagggagggaacaggtATCCGCTGCCCGGGCACCTGGCCCCAGCAGGACCCTTGGCATCTGCAG AGTCGCCTGAGCCAGTGTCCTGGAGGGAGGGCCCCAGCGGACACAGCACCCTGCCTCGGTCTCCCCGAGATGCCCAGGGCAGTGCCTCTTCTGAGTTGTCTGGTCCCTCCACGCCCCTGCACACCAGCAGCCCAGTCCAGGGCAAGGAGAG CACCCGACGGCAGGACACCCGGTCCCCGACCTTGGCGCCCACTCAGAGACTGAGTCCTGGTGAGGCTGTGCCATCTGTTTCCCAGGGAGGCGCTGAAAAGGCTCCAGAGCTGCCGGCAAGAAGTGGGCCTGAgcctccagcccctggcccctTCTCGCCAGCCTCCCCACCCAGCTCACCCAATGACTGGCCTCAAGAGAAAAGCCCAGGGTGCCACTCGGACAGTGCCAGTCCAAGGGGCTCTGTGCCCACCACACTGCCCGGCCTCCGCCATGCCCCTTGGCAGGGACTTCGAGACCCCCCAGACAGCCCGGATGGGTCCCCACTCACTCCTGTGCCTACCCAGATGCCCTGGCTTGTGGCCAGCCCAGAGCCACCTCAGAGCTCACCTACACCTGCCTTCCCACTGGCTGCATCTTATGACATCAatggccccacccagcccccacttCCCGAGAAACGCCACCTGTTGGGGCCTGGGCAACAGCCAGGAccctggggcccagagcaggcaTCACCACCAGCCAGAGGCACCAGTCACCATGTCACCTTTGCACCTCTGCTCCTGGATaatgccccccaacccccag AGCCCCCTATGCAAGAGAGCCAGAGCAACGTCAAGTTTGTCCAGGATACGTCCAAGTTCTGGTACAAACCACACCTGTCCCGTGACCAAG CCATCGCCCTGCTGAAGGACAAGGACCCTGGGGCATTCCTGATCAGGGACAGTCATTCATTCCAAGGAGCCTACGGACTGGCTCTCAAGGTGGCTACACCCCCACCCAGCGCCCAGCCCTGGAAAG GGGATCCCTTGGAACAGCTGGTCCGCCATTTTCTCATTGAGACTGGGCCCAAGGGGGTGAAGATCAAGGGCTGCCCCAGCGAGCCCTACTTTG GCAGCCTGTCGGCCCTGGTCTCCCAGCACTCCATCTCCCCGCTGTCCCTGCCCTGCTGCCTGCGCATTCCCAGCAAAG ATCCTCTGGAGGAGGCCCCAGAGGCCCCAGTGCCCAGCAACATGAGCACAGCGGCAGACCTCCTGCGTCAGGGCGCCG CCTGCAGCGTGCTCTACCTGACCTCAGTGGAGACCGAGTCACTGACAGGCCCCCAGGCGGTGGCGCGGGCCAGCTCCGCAGCTCTGAGCTGCAGTCCCCGCCCGACACCTGCCGTTGTCCACTTCAAGGTCTCAGCCCAGGGCATCACGCTGACGGACAACCAAAGGAA GCTCTTCTTTCGCCGCCATTATCCAGTGAACAGCATCACCTTCTCCAGCACTGACCCTCAGGACCGGAG ATGGACCAACCCTGACGGGACCACCTCCAA GATCTTTGGTTTCGTGGCCAAGAAGCCAGGAAGCCCCTGGGAGAATGTGTGTCACCTCTTCGCAGAGCTTGACCCAGATCAGCCTGCAGGCGCCATCGTCACCTTCATCACCAAAGTTCTACTGGGCcagagaaaatga
- the TNS2 gene encoding tensin-2 isoform X8 yields the protein MERRWDLDLTYVTERILAAAFPARPDEQRHRGHLRELAHVLQSKHLDKYLLFNLSEKRHDLTRLNPKPQFHPCTRQVQDFGWPELHAPPLDKLCSICKAMETWLSADPQHVVVLYCKGSKGKLGVIVSAYMHYSKISAGADQALATLTMRKFCEDKVAAELQPSQRRYISYFSGLLSGSIRMNSSPLFLHYVLVPMLPAFEPGTGFQPFLKIYQSMQLVYTSGIYHVAGPGPQQLCISLEPALLLKGDVMVTCYHKASRGTDRTLVFRVQFHTCTIHGPRLAFPKDQLDEAWTDERFPFQASVEFVFSSSPEKIKGSTPRNDPSVSVDYNTAEPAVRWDSYENFNQHHEDSVDDSPTHTLGPLDGSPYAQVQRAPRQALPAPSPEPPPPPLLSVSSDSGHSSTLTTEPATESPGRPPPTAAERQELDRLLGGCGVASGGRGAGRETAILDDEEQPPAGGGPHLGMYAGHRPGLSRHCSCRQGYREPCGVPNGGYYRPEGTLERRRLAYAGYEGPPQGYAEASVEKRRLCRSLSEGPYPYPPELGKPANGDFGYRSPGYREVVILEDPGLPALCSCPACEEKLAVPTAALYGLRLEREAGEGWATEAGKPLLHPVRPGHPLPLLVPACGHHHAPMPDYSCLKPPKAGEEGHEGCSYTMCPEGRYGHPGYPALVTYGYGGAVPSYCPAYGRVPHSCGSPGEGRGYPSSGAHSPRAGSISPGSPPYPQSRKLSYEIPAEEGGNRYPLPGHLAPAGPLASAESPEPVSWREGPSGHSTLPRSPRDAQGSASSELSGPSTPLHTSSPVQGKESTRRQDTRSPTLAPTQRLSPGEAVPSVSQGGAEKAPELPARSGPEPPAPGPFSPASPPSSPNDWPQEKSPGCHSDSASPRGSVPTTLPGLRHAPWQGLRDPPDSPDGSPLTPVPTQMPWLVASPEPPQSSPTPAFPLAASYDINGPTQPPLPEKRHLLGPGQQPGPWGPEQASPPARGTSHHVTFAPLLLDNAPQPPEPPMQESQSNVKFVQDTSKFWYKPHLSRDQAIALLKDKDPGAFLIRDSHSFQGAYGLALKVATPPPSAQPWKGDPLEQLVRHFLIETGPKGVKIKGCPSEPYFGSLSALVSQHSISPLSLPCCLRIPSKDPLEEAPEAPVPSNMSTAADLLRQGAACSVLYLTSVETESLTGPQAVARASSAALSCSPRPTPAVVHFKVSAQGITLTDNQRKLFFRRHYPVNSITFSSTDPQDRRWTNPDGTTSKIFGFVAKKPGSPWENVCHLFAELDPDQPAGAIVTFITKVLLGQRK from the exons ATGGAGCGTCGCTGGGACTTGGACCTCACCTACGTGACAGAACGGATCCTGGCCGCCGCTTTCCCCGCGCGGCCGGATGAGCAGCGACACCGGGGCCACCTGCGCGAGCTGGCTCACGTGCTGCAATCCAAACACCTCGACAAGTACCTG CTCTTCAACCTTTCAGAGAAAAGACATGACCTGACCCGCCTAAACCCCAAG CCCCAGTTCCACCCCTGCACCCGTCAGGTCCAGGACTTCGGCTGGCCTGAGCTGCATGCGCCCCCGCTGGACAAGCTGTGCTCCATCTGCAAAGCCATGGAGACGTGGCTCAGCGCCGACCCGCAGCATGTAGTCGTACTGTACTGCAAG GGGAGCAAGGGCAAGCTTGGCGTCATCGTCTCTGCCTATATGCACTACAGCAAGATCTCTGCAGG GGCGGACCAGGCGCTGGCTACTCTTACCATGCGGAAGTTCTGTGAGGACAAGGTGGCCGCGGAGCTGCAGCCCTCCCAGCGCCG GTACATCAGCTACTTCAGTGGTCTGCTGTCCGGCTCCATCAGAATGAACAGCAGCCCTCTCTTCCTGCACTATGTGCTCGTGCCCATGCTGCCAGCCTTTGAACCTGGCACAG GCTTCCAGCCCTTCCTGAAGATCTACCAGTCCATGCAGCTTGTCTACACATCAGGAATCTA tcACGTTGCAGGCCCAGGTCCCCAGCAGCTTTGCATTAGCCTGGAGCCAGCCCTCCTCCTGAAAGGCGATGTCATG GTGACATGCTATCACAAGGCTAGCCGGGGGACAGACCGGACCCTTGTGTTCCGAGTCCAGTTCCACACATGCACCATCCATGGACCACGGCTCGCCTTCCCCAAGGATCAGCTGGACGAGGCCTGGACTG ACGAGAGGTTCCCCTTCCAAGCATCCGTGGAGTTTGTCTTCTCCTCCAGCCCAGAGAAGATCAAAG GCAGCACCCCACGGAATGACCCTTCAGTCTCTGTTGACTACAACACTGCGGAGCCCGCTGTGCGCTGGGACTCCTATGAGAACTTCAACCAGCACCATGAGGACAGCGTGGACG ACTCCCCCACCCATACCCTGGGACCCCTGGATGGCAGTCCATATGCCCAGGTGCAGCGGGCCCCCCGCCAGGCTCTGCCGGCGCCCTCTCCGGAACCACCTCCACCCCCGCTGCTCTCTGTCAGCAGCGACTCTGGCCACTCATCCACGCTGACCACGGAGCCGGCCACCGAGTCCCCTGGCCGGCCGCCCCCGACGGCTGCTGAACGGCAGGAGCTCGATCGCCTCCTGGGAGGCTGCGGAGTGGCCAGTGGGGGCCGGGGAGCTGGGCGCGAGACGGCCATCCTCGATGACGAAGAGCAGCCCCCCGCGGGTGGAGGCCCCCACCTCGGAATGTACGCAGGCCACAGACCTGGCCTTAGCCGCCACTGCTCCTGCCGCCAGGGCTACCGGGAACCCTGCGGGGTCCCCAATGGGGGCTACTATCGGCCAGAGGGAACCCTGGAGAGGCGGCGGCTGGCCTATGCAGGCTATGAGGGCCCCCCCCAGGGCTATGCTGAGGCCTCCGTGGAGAAGAGGCGCCTCTGCCGATCGCTGTCCGAGGGGCCCTACCCCTACCCACCTGAGCTGGGGAAACCAGCCAACGGGGACTTTGGCTACCGCTCCCCAGGCTACCGGGAGGTGGTGATCCTGGAGGACCCCGGGCTGCCTGCCCTGTGCTCATGCCCCGCTTGCGAGGAGAAGCTGGCAGTGCCCACAGCAGCCCTCTATGGGCTGCGGCTGGAGAGGGAGGCCGGAGAGGGGTGGGCGACTGAGGCTGGCAAGCCTCTCTTACACCCGGTGCGGCCTGGGCACCCGCTGCCCCTGCTGGTGCCTGCCTGCGGGCATCACCATGCCCCGATGCCTGACTACAGCTGCCTGAAGCCACCCAAAGCAGGCGAGGAAGGGCATGAGGGCTGCTCCTACACCATGTGCCCTGAAGGCAGGTATGGGCATCCAGGGTACCCTGCCCTGGTGACATACGGCTATGGAGGAGCAGTTCCCAGTTACTGCCCGGCCTACGGCCGGGTGCCTCACAGCTGCGGGTCTCCAGGCGAGGGCAGAGGGTATCCCAGCTCCGGTGCCCACTCCCCACGGGCTGGCTCCATTTCCCCGGGCAGCCCGCCCTACCCCCAATCCAGGAAGCTGAGCTACGAGATccctgcagaggagggagggaacaggtATCCGCTGCCCGGGCACCTGGCCCCAGCAGGACCCTTGGCATCTGCAG AGTCGCCTGAGCCAGTGTCCTGGAGGGAGGGCCCCAGCGGACACAGCACCCTGCCTCGGTCTCCCCGAGATGCCCAGGGCAGTGCCTCTTCTGAGTTGTCTGGTCCCTCCACGCCCCTGCACACCAGCAGCCCAGTCCAGGGCAAGGAGAG CACCCGACGGCAGGACACCCGGTCCCCGACCTTGGCGCCCACTCAGAGACTGAGTCCTGGTGAGGCTGTGCCATCTGTTTCCCAGGGAGGCGCTGAAAAGGCTCCAGAGCTGCCGGCAAGAAGTGGGCCTGAgcctccagcccctggcccctTCTCGCCAGCCTCCCCACCCAGCTCACCCAATGACTGGCCTCAAGAGAAAAGCCCAGGGTGCCACTCGGACAGTGCCAGTCCAAGGGGCTCTGTGCCCACCACACTGCCCGGCCTCCGCCATGCCCCTTGGCAGGGACTTCGAGACCCCCCAGACAGCCCGGATGGGTCCCCACTCACTCCTGTGCCTACCCAGATGCCCTGGCTTGTGGCCAGCCCAGAGCCACCTCAGAGCTCACCTACACCTGCCTTCCCACTGGCTGCATCTTATGACATCAatggccccacccagcccccacttCCCGAGAAACGCCACCTGTTGGGGCCTGGGCAACAGCCAGGAccctggggcccagagcaggcaTCACCACCAGCCAGAGGCACCAGTCACCATGTCACCTTTGCACCTCTGCTCCTGGATaatgccccccaacccccag AGCCCCCTATGCAAGAGAGCCAGAGCAACGTCAAGTTTGTCCAGGATACGTCCAAGTTCTGGTACAAACCACACCTGTCCCGTGACCAAG CCATCGCCCTGCTGAAGGACAAGGACCCTGGGGCATTCCTGATCAGGGACAGTCATTCATTCCAAGGAGCCTACGGACTGGCTCTCAAGGTGGCTACACCCCCACCCAGCGCCCAGCCCTGGAAAG GGGATCCCTTGGAACAGCTGGTCCGCCATTTTCTCATTGAGACTGGGCCCAAGGGGGTGAAGATCAAGGGCTGCCCCAGCGAGCCCTACTTTG GCAGCCTGTCGGCCCTGGTCTCCCAGCACTCCATCTCCCCGCTGTCCCTGCCCTGCTGCCTGCGCATTCCCAGCAAAG ATCCTCTGGAGGAGGCCCCAGAGGCCCCAGTGCCCAGCAACATGAGCACAGCGGCAGACCTCCTGCGTCAGGGCGCCG CCTGCAGCGTGCTCTACCTGACCTCAGTGGAGACCGAGTCACTGACAGGCCCCCAGGCGGTGGCGCGGGCCAGCTCCGCAGCTCTGAGCTGCAGTCCCCGCCCGACACCTGCCGTTGTCCACTTCAAGGTCTCAGCCCAGGGCATCACGCTGACGGACAACCAAAGGAA GCTCTTCTTTCGCCGCCATTATCCAGTGAACAGCATCACCTTCTCCAGCACTGACCCTCAGGACCGGAG ATGGACCAACCCTGACGGGACCACCTCCAA GATCTTTGGTTTCGTGGCCAAGAAGCCAGGAAGCCCCTGGGAGAATGTGTGTCACCTCTTCGCAGAGCTTGACCCAGATCAGCCTGCAGGCGCCATCGTCACCTTCATCACCAAAGTTCTACTGGGCcagagaaaatga
- the TNS2 gene encoding tensin-2 isoform X6, which translates to MGWPGGSRCCCPAPPRPRQAGRPPQPRKAEPHSFREKVFRKKPPVCAVCKVTIDGTGISCRVCKVATHRKCEAKVTSSCQSLPPAELRRNTAPVRRIEHLGSTKSLNHSKQRSTLPRSFSLDPLMERRWDLDLTYVTERILAAAFPARPDEQRHRGHLRELAHVLQSKHLDKYLLFNLSEKRHDLTRLNPKPQFHPCTRQVQDFGWPELHAPPLDKLCSICKAMETWLSADPQHVVVLYCKGSKGKLGVIVSAYMHYSKISAGADQALATLTMRKFCEDKVAAELQPSQRRYISYFSGLLSGSIRMNSSPLFLHYVLVPMLPAFEPGTGFQPFLKIYQSMQLVYTSGIYHVAGPGPQQLCISLEPALLLKGDVMVTCYHKASRGTDRTLVFRVQFHTCTIHGPRLAFPKDQLDEAWTDERFPFQASVEFVFSSSPEKIKGSTPRNDPSVSVDYNTAEPAVRWDSYENFNQHHEDSVDDSPTHTLGPLDGSPYAQVQRAPRQALPAPSPEPPPPPLLSVSSDSGHSSTLTTEPATESPGRPPPTAAERQELDRLLGGCGVASGGRGAGRETAILDDEEQPPAGGGPHLGMYAGHRPGLSRHCSCRQGYREPCGVPNGGYYRPEGTLERRRLAYAGYEGPPQGYAEASVEKRRLCRSLSEGPYPYPPELGKPANGDFGYRSPGYREVVILEDPGLPALCSCPACEEKLAVPTAALYGLRLEREAGEGWATEAGKPLLHPVRPGHPLPLLVPACGHHHAPMPDYSCLKPPKAGEEGHEGCSYTMCPEGRYGHPGYPALVTYGYGGAVPSYCPAYGRVPHSCGSPGEGRGYPSSGAHSPRAGSISPGSPPYPQSRKLSYEIPAEEGGNRYPLPGHLAPAGPLASAESPEPVSWREGPSGHSTLPRSPRDAQGSASSELSGPSTPLHTSSPVQGKESTRRQDTRSPTLAPTQRLSPGEAVPSVSQGGAEKAPELPARSGPEPPAPGPFSPASPPSSPNDWPQEKSPGCHSDSASPRGSVPTTLPGLRHAPWQGLRDPPDSPDGSPLTPVPTQMPWLVASPEPPQSSPTPAFPLAASYDINGPTQPPLPEKRHLLGPGQQPGPWGPEQASPPARGTSHHVTFAPLLLDNAPQPPEPPMQESQSNVKFVQDTSKFWYKPHLSRDQAIALLKDKDPGAFLIRDSHSFQGAYGLALKVATPPPSAQPWKGDPLEQLVRHFLIETGPKGVKIKGCPSEPYFGSLSALVSQHSISPLSLPCCLRIPSKDPLEEAPEAPVPSNMSTAADLLRQGAAPSSPPQPAACST; encoded by the exons cctagGAAAGCTGAGCCACACAGCTTCCGGGAGAAGGTCTTCCGGAAGAAACCGCCAGTCTGTGCAGTTTGTAAGGTGACCATCGATGGGACAGGCATCTCATGCCGAG TCTGCAAGGTGGCAACACACAGAAAATGTGAAGCAAAG GTGACTTCGTCCTGTCAGTCCTTGCCTCCCGCGGAGCTG CGGAGAAACACGGCCCCTGTGAGGCGCATAGAGCACCTG GGATCTACCAAGTCTTTGAACCATTCAAAGCAGCGCAGCACTCTGCCCAG GAGCTTCAGCCTGGACCCGCTCATGGAGCGTCGCTGGGACTTGGACCTCACCTACGTGACAGAACGGATCCTGGCCGCCGCTTTCCCCGCGCGGCCGGATGAGCAGCGACACCGGGGCCACCTGCGCGAGCTGGCTCACGTGCTGCAATCCAAACACCTCGACAAGTACCTG CTCTTCAACCTTTCAGAGAAAAGACATGACCTGACCCGCCTAAACCCCAAG CCCCAGTTCCACCCCTGCACCCGTCAGGTCCAGGACTTCGGCTGGCCTGAGCTGCATGCGCCCCCGCTGGACAAGCTGTGCTCCATCTGCAAAGCCATGGAGACGTGGCTCAGCGCCGACCCGCAGCATGTAGTCGTACTGTACTGCAAG GGGAGCAAGGGCAAGCTTGGCGTCATCGTCTCTGCCTATATGCACTACAGCAAGATCTCTGCAGG GGCGGACCAGGCGCTGGCTACTCTTACCATGCGGAAGTTCTGTGAGGACAAGGTGGCCGCGGAGCTGCAGCCCTCCCAGCGCCG GTACATCAGCTACTTCAGTGGTCTGCTGTCCGGCTCCATCAGAATGAACAGCAGCCCTCTCTTCCTGCACTATGTGCTCGTGCCCATGCTGCCAGCCTTTGAACCTGGCACAG GCTTCCAGCCCTTCCTGAAGATCTACCAGTCCATGCAGCTTGTCTACACATCAGGAATCTA tcACGTTGCAGGCCCAGGTCCCCAGCAGCTTTGCATTAGCCTGGAGCCAGCCCTCCTCCTGAAAGGCGATGTCATG GTGACATGCTATCACAAGGCTAGCCGGGGGACAGACCGGACCCTTGTGTTCCGAGTCCAGTTCCACACATGCACCATCCATGGACCACGGCTCGCCTTCCCCAAGGATCAGCTGGACGAGGCCTGGACTG ACGAGAGGTTCCCCTTCCAAGCATCCGTGGAGTTTGTCTTCTCCTCCAGCCCAGAGAAGATCAAAG GCAGCACCCCACGGAATGACCCTTCAGTCTCTGTTGACTACAACACTGCGGAGCCCGCTGTGCGCTGGGACTCCTATGAGAACTTCAACCAGCACCATGAGGACAGCGTGGACG ACTCCCCCACCCATACCCTGGGACCCCTGGATGGCAGTCCATATGCCCAGGTGCAGCGGGCCCCCCGCCAGGCTCTGCCGGCGCCCTCTCCGGAACCACCTCCACCCCCGCTGCTCTCTGTCAGCAGCGACTCTGGCCACTCATCCACGCTGACCACGGAGCCGGCCACCGAGTCCCCTGGCCGGCCGCCCCCGACGGCTGCTGAACGGCAGGAGCTCGATCGCCTCCTGGGAGGCTGCGGAGTGGCCAGTGGGGGCCGGGGAGCTGGGCGCGAGACGGCCATCCTCGATGACGAAGAGCAGCCCCCCGCGGGTGGAGGCCCCCACCTCGGAATGTACGCAGGCCACAGACCTGGCCTTAGCCGCCACTGCTCCTGCCGCCAGGGCTACCGGGAACCCTGCGGGGTCCCCAATGGGGGCTACTATCGGCCAGAGGGAACCCTGGAGAGGCGGCGGCTGGCCTATGCAGGCTATGAGGGCCCCCCCCAGGGCTATGCTGAGGCCTCCGTGGAGAAGAGGCGCCTCTGCCGATCGCTGTCCGAGGGGCCCTACCCCTACCCACCTGAGCTGGGGAAACCAGCCAACGGGGACTTTGGCTACCGCTCCCCAGGCTACCGGGAGGTGGTGATCCTGGAGGACCCCGGGCTGCCTGCCCTGTGCTCATGCCCCGCTTGCGAGGAGAAGCTGGCAGTGCCCACAGCAGCCCTCTATGGGCTGCGGCTGGAGAGGGAGGCCGGAGAGGGGTGGGCGACTGAGGCTGGCAAGCCTCTCTTACACCCGGTGCGGCCTGGGCACCCGCTGCCCCTGCTGGTGCCTGCCTGCGGGCATCACCATGCCCCGATGCCTGACTACAGCTGCCTGAAGCCACCCAAAGCAGGCGAGGAAGGGCATGAGGGCTGCTCCTACACCATGTGCCCTGAAGGCAGGTATGGGCATCCAGGGTACCCTGCCCTGGTGACATACGGCTATGGAGGAGCAGTTCCCAGTTACTGCCCGGCCTACGGCCGGGTGCCTCACAGCTGCGGGTCTCCAGGCGAGGGCAGAGGGTATCCCAGCTCCGGTGCCCACTCCCCACGGGCTGGCTCCATTTCCCCGGGCAGCCCGCCCTACCCCCAATCCAGGAAGCTGAGCTACGAGATccctgcagaggagggagggaacaggtATCCGCTGCCCGGGCACCTGGCCCCAGCAGGACCCTTGGCATCTGCAG AGTCGCCTGAGCCAGTGTCCTGGAGGGAGGGCCCCAGCGGACACAGCACCCTGCCTCGGTCTCCCCGAGATGCCCAGGGCAGTGCCTCTTCTGAGTTGTCTGGTCCCTCCACGCCCCTGCACACCAGCAGCCCAGTCCAGGGCAAGGAGAG CACCCGACGGCAGGACACCCGGTCCCCGACCTTGGCGCCCACTCAGAGACTGAGTCCTGGTGAGGCTGTGCCATCTGTTTCCCAGGGAGGCGCTGAAAAGGCTCCAGAGCTGCCGGCAAGAAGTGGGCCTGAgcctccagcccctggcccctTCTCGCCAGCCTCCCCACCCAGCTCACCCAATGACTGGCCTCAAGAGAAAAGCCCAGGGTGCCACTCGGACAGTGCCAGTCCAAGGGGCTCTGTGCCCACCACACTGCCCGGCCTCCGCCATGCCCCTTGGCAGGGACTTCGAGACCCCCCAGACAGCCCGGATGGGTCCCCACTCACTCCTGTGCCTACCCAGATGCCCTGGCTTGTGGCCAGCCCAGAGCCACCTCAGAGCTCACCTACACCTGCCTTCCCACTGGCTGCATCTTATGACATCAatggccccacccagcccccacttCCCGAGAAACGCCACCTGTTGGGGCCTGGGCAACAGCCAGGAccctggggcccagagcaggcaTCACCACCAGCCAGAGGCACCAGTCACCATGTCACCTTTGCACCTCTGCTCCTGGATaatgccccccaacccccag AGCCCCCTATGCAAGAGAGCCAGAGCAACGTCAAGTTTGTCCAGGATACGTCCAAGTTCTGGTACAAACCACACCTGTCCCGTGACCAAG CCATCGCCCTGCTGAAGGACAAGGACCCTGGGGCATTCCTGATCAGGGACAGTCATTCATTCCAAGGAGCCTACGGACTGGCTCTCAAGGTGGCTACACCCCCACCCAGCGCCCAGCCCTGGAAAG GGGATCCCTTGGAACAGCTGGTCCGCCATTTTCTCATTGAGACTGGGCCCAAGGGGGTGAAGATCAAGGGCTGCCCCAGCGAGCCCTACTTTG GCAGCCTGTCGGCCCTGGTCTCCCAGCACTCCATCTCCCCGCTGTCCCTGCCCTGCTGCCTGCGCATTCCCAGCAAAG ATCCTCTGGAGGAGGCCCCAGAGGCCCCAGTGCCCAGCAACATGAGCACAGCGGCAGACCTCCTGCGTCAGGGCGCCG CCCCCTCCTCGCCCCCACAGCCTGCAGCGTGCTCTACCTGA